A part of Alkalispirochaeta americana genomic DNA contains:
- a CDS encoding tetratricopeptide repeat protein codes for MKRLFSRLRTKYLERTGLNAYALGRHAEAERSFLALLALDGDRPGVRHNLGLAFLAQEKFSQAEELFLHELSRLGDHFPRLRVLGDLYYQWGKPHQAAEMYQRSLDEDCPRQDRAFLEMRCEICRDPERFHQARLSRESYLRGNRAMEEGDIPGARQALDEALRLDPSNVPAWNNLGTLLLNHCQDPAGAAEAFREGLRLQPVPWLQANLEKALGTSDPPGRSKARTSKGTAE; via the coding sequence ATGAAACGCCTTTTTTCCCGTCTGCGGACGAAGTATCTGGAACGAACCGGTCTGAACGCCTACGCCCTTGGGCGGCACGCCGAGGCCGAGCGTTCTTTTCTCGCTCTCCTGGCTCTTGACGGCGATCGCCCCGGAGTTCGCCATAATCTTGGCCTGGCGTTCCTTGCGCAGGAGAAGTTCTCCCAGGCGGAGGAGCTCTTCCTTCACGAGCTTTCCCGCCTGGGTGACCATTTTCCGCGCCTTCGGGTTCTGGGCGATCTCTATTATCAGTGGGGAAAACCCCATCAGGCAGCAGAGATGTACCAGAGGTCTCTGGACGAGGACTGTCCCCGGCAGGATCGGGCTTTCCTGGAGATGCGCTGCGAGATATGCCGGGATCCCGAGCGGTTCCACCAGGCCCGGCTCTCCCGTGAGAGCTATCTTCGGGGAAACCGGGCCATGGAAGAGGGTGATATCCCGGGAGCCCGGCAGGCTCTGGACGAGGCTCTTCGTCTGGACCCGAGCAACGTACCGGCCTGGAACAATCTGGGCACGCTTCTGCTCAATCATTGCCAGGACCCTGCCGGGGCAGCCGAGGCCTTCCGGGAGGGCCTTCGACTACAGCCGGTTCCCTGGCTTCAGGCGAACCTGGAAAAGGCCCTCGGCACATCGGATCCCCCAGGGAGAAGCAAAGCAAGAACCAGCAAAGGAACGGCAGAATGA